In the genome of Oceanivirga salmonicida, one region contains:
- a CDS encoding DUF6985 domain-containing protein: MKKYNDEIFGELIYDTGWEKNDKIKLFNKEYKILFLIVDSDNIGIKEIQRESYRKYLINEKVISNIIIEKIKDYIKMNFDSLSEYYDFKDYLSGNEKIVDLVRPTSYAFEENGDILIEFYFKVDEEVGVMAKINFNNIYDIEVDIPHRFL, from the coding sequence ATGAAAAAATATAATGATGAAATATTTGGAGAATTAATTTATGATACAGGATGGGAAAAAAATGATAAAATAAAATTATTTAATAAAGAATATAAAATTTTATTTTTGATAGTTGATAGTGATAATATAGGAATTAAAGAAATACAAAGGGAAAGTTATAGAAAATATTTAATAAATGAAAAAGTTATTTCTAATATAATAATAGAAAAAATAAAAGATTATATAAAAATGAATTTTGATTCATTATCAGAATACTATGATTTTAAAGATTATTTAAGTGGTAATGAAAAAATAGTAGATTTAGTAAGACCAACTTCTTATGCATTTGAAGAAAATGGAGATATATTAATTGAATTTTATTTTAAGGTAGATGAAGAAGTAGGAGTAATGGCAAAAATAAATTTTAATAATATTTACGATATAGAAGTAGATATTCCACATCGTTTTTTATAG